The Triticum aestivum cultivar Chinese Spring chromosome 7B, IWGSC CS RefSeq v2.1, whole genome shotgun sequence genome window below encodes:
- the LOC123155499 gene encoding protein EXORDIUM-like 2, with product MADRQMASLLPLLCLFSLLAAAAPRCGAYSPRTLFLVKPDPIVLRDHGGALLTGNLTVKVNVLYYGRFAPAQRAVVADFVRSVSAPAPGGAAEPSVASWWRTVSMYRGGGARLRLGRELLDETMSLGRSLSLENVTALARGAGHHRGAITAVLTAPDVLVAPFCMSRCGVHDHATAGAHGRARYAYLWVGNPAQQCPGQCAWPFHRPSYGPQVPPLVPPSGDVGTDGMVISLAALLAGTVTNPYGDGYYQGNDADGSGPEAATACAGIFGSGAYPGYPGRLLVDRATGASYNAVGLSGRKYLLPAVWDPTTSQCRTLV from the coding sequence ATGGCCGACCGCCAGATGGCATCGTTGCTGCCACTGCTCtgcctcttctccctcctcgccgCCGCGGCGCCGCGGTGCGGGGCGTACAGCCCGCGGACGCTGTTCCTGGTGAAGCCCGACCCGATCGTGCTCCGGGACCACGGCGGCGCGCTGCTCACGGGGAACCTCACCGTCAAGGTCAACGTCCTCTACTACGGCCGCTTCGCACCGGCGCAGCGCGCCGTCGTCGCCGACTTCGTGCGGTCGGTCTCGGCGCCGGCCCCGGGCGGCGCCGCCGAGCCGTCCGTGGCGTCCTGGTGGCGCACCGTCTCGATGTACCGCGGCGGGGGCGCGCGGCTGAGGCTCGGCCGGGAGCTCCTCGACGAGACCATGTCGCTGGGCCGGTCCCTCTCGCTGGAGAACGTCACGGCGCTGGCGAGGGGCGCGGGGCACCACCGCGGTGCCATCACCGCCGTGCTCACGGCGCCTGACGTCCTCGTGGCGCCCTTCTGCATGTCCCGGTGCGGCGTCCACGACCACGCCACCGCCGGCGCGCACGGCAGGGCGAGGTACGCGTACCTGTGGGTGGGCAACCCGGCCCAGCAATGCCCCGGCCAGTGCGCGTGGCCGTTCCACCGGCCGTCGTACGGGCCCCAGGTCCCGCCGCTCGTGCCGCCCAGCGGCGACGTGGGAACGGACGGCATGGTGATCAGCCTCGCCGCCCTCCTTGCCGGCACGGTGACCAACCCCTACGGTGACGGGTACTACCAGGGCAATGATGCCGACGGCTCGGGGCCGGAGGCCGCCACGGCGTGCGCCGGCATCTTCGGCAGCGGCGCCTACCCCGGCTACCCGGGGAGGCTGCTCGTGGACCGGGCCACCGGCGCGAGCTACAACGCCGTCGGGCTGAGCGGGAGGAAGTACCTGCTCCCGGCGGTGTGGGACCCGACAACGTCGCAGTGCAGGACGCTTGTGTAG